One Thermodesulfobacteriota bacterium DNA window includes the following coding sequences:
- the ccsA gene encoding cytochrome c biogenesis protein CcsA, translating into MSGLEWAIYIAGLGLYAVLSAVLAGRVWGRWGASVSTCRALCLSILLLHGLFAALRWAATSHPPILGTFEETMAASWAIALFTLLIDRELRLAPFTIPFALLICLYGLSFDVGGKPLVISEQSLWVYFHALFAWIAWGFYVLGFASAAALLIGRRWEGVVSGEGFFERVLLNCLLNGFIAHTVMFVLGSYYSSRLHGSWWVWDPVEYLFVVSWFVYAVAIHGRVFYGWKTMRVAVWFVWGFAASLLLYWGLVYFPWATYHVFDPEMKVHM; encoded by the coding sequence ATGAGCGGCCTTGAGTGGGCGATATATATAGCGGGGCTCGGCCTCTACGCCGTCCTTTCGGCCGTGCTCGCCGGTAGAGTGTGGGGGCGGTGGGGCGCCTCCGTAAGCACGTGCCGTGCCCTCTGCCTGTCCATACTCCTCCTCCACGGCCTCTTCGCGGCGCTTCGGTGGGCGGCCACCTCCCATCCCCCGATACTCGGGACCTTCGAGGAGACCATGGCGGCCTCATGGGCCATAGCTCTCTTTACGCTCCTTATCGACAGGGAACTGCGGCTTGCCCCCTTTACCATACCCTTCGCCCTCCTGATATGCCTTTACGGCCTCTCGTTCGACGTCGGCGGGAAACCGCTCGTAATATCCGAGCAGAGCCTGTGGGTGTACTTCCACGCGCTCTTTGCCTGGATAGCCTGGGGGTTTTACGTCCTGGGCTTCGCCTCGGCCGCGGCCCTTCTGATCGGGAGGCGTTGGGAGGGAGTGGTTTCAGGGGAGGGGTTCTTCGAGCGGGTGCTCTTAAACTGCCTCCTGAACGGCTTTATCGCCCACACCGTTATGTTCGTCCTCGGCTCTTACTACTCATCAAGGCTTCACGGCTCCTGGTGGGTGTGGGACCCGGTGGAGTATCTGTTCGTGGTCTCGTGGTTTGTCTACGCCGTCGCGATACATGGAAGGGTCTTCTACGGGTGGAAGACCATGAGGGTGGCGGTATGGTTCGTATGGGGCTTTGCGGCCTCACTCCTGCTTTACTGGGGACTGGTGTACTTCCCGTGGGCGACCTATCACGTATTCGACCCCGAGATGAAGGTGCATATGTAG
- a CDS encoding cytochrome c biogenesis protein ResB, producing MLKKVFGFLGSKGFSIGLLVSGAAYLFYLTILGVMDVRTPQSFMVWGPLAVWGVLLVINLLINLLTRDYVYRGNQIFHIALVIVAVGCALSWFLRFSGDMVLTQGDTFFGGKADYARYRPDDSFERLAPNLSFRVEEITPEFWGNRVYFTGLEARIKYPAETLAESASVWLNGGPEMDGARLKIEGFGLFPELLVEEGKKGRPVQKGVVRVNLFPPGNEGILYVKSYRLYVRVLPDPGSEEGEPGSLRVNLKEPVFRLRVEWFGSTLYEGTLVRGETVRFGDLAVTFTGLRYWVGMTVIKDPGETVVFSGFVLALAGLAMRLYPRPRRPRKGGGGEGGEDL from the coding sequence ATGCTTAAAAAGGTCTTCGGTTTCCTCGGCTCAAAGGGGTTTTCGATCGGTCTTCTTGTAAGCGGGGCCGCGTACCTGTTCTACCTTACGATCCTCGGGGTTATGGACGTAAGGACACCCCAGTCCTTTATGGTGTGGGGCCCGCTTGCGGTCTGGGGCGTCCTCCTGGTCATAAACCTCCTTATAAACCTCCTGACACGGGACTACGTCTACAGGGGGAACCAGATATTCCATATAGCGCTCGTTATCGTCGCCGTTGGGTGCGCGCTGAGCTGGTTTTTGCGCTTCAGCGGGGACATGGTGCTTACCCAGGGCGATACGTTCTTCGGGGGGAAGGCCGATTATGCGCGTTATCGGCCAGACGATTCTTTCGAGCGCCTTGCCCCGAACCTCTCCTTCAGGGTCGAGGAAATAACCCCGGAGTTCTGGGGGAACAGGGTCTACTTTACGGGGCTCGAGGCCCGTATCAAGTACCCGGCTGAAACACTCGCCGAGAGCGCCAGTGTATGGCTTAACGGTGGGCCGGAGATGGACGGGGCCAGGCTGAAGATAGAAGGGTTCGGTCTTTTCCCGGAGCTGCTGGTCGAAGAGGGAAAAAAGGGCAGGCCCGTTCAGAAAGGGGTTGTGAGGGTAAACCTCTTCCCCCCGGGAAACGAGGGCATACTCTATGTGAAGAGCTACAGGCTGTACGTGCGGGTGTTGCCGGACCCGGGCTCCGAAGAGGGAGAGCCAGGGAGCCTGAGGGTGAACTTGAAGGAGCCGGTCTTCCGCTTGAGGGTCGAGTGGTTCGGAAGCACCCTCTATGAGGGGACGCTCGTAAGGGGAGAGACGGTGAGGTTCGGCGACCTGGCCGTTACCTTTACCGGACTCAGGTACTGGGTTGGAATGACAGTTATAAAGGACCCGGGAGAGACGGTCGTATTCTCCGGGTTCGTCCTTGCGTTGGCCGGGCTCGCGATGAGGCTGTACCCCCGGCCCCGAAGGCCCCGTAAGGGCGGAGGGGGGGAGGGGGGGGAGGACCTATGA